ATCGGGCTTGAAAAGCTGAAAGGCCCGGCAAAGGTCCGCCTACTGTCTGATTCAAGGTATGTCGTGGAAACGATGACGGGTAATTTTAGGAAAAAGACCAACCACGACTGGTGGCGGCGTCTTGACGCGGCAGCGGCTCCGCACAAGATCACCTGGGAATGGACAAAAGGCCATGACGGCCACGAACTGCAGGAGAAAGCCGACCTGTTGGCACGCAAAACGGCTAAACTTGGACATATAGACGAAGTGCTTTTCGATGAAACCGCTGCGGACATCGGCGTAACTGAATTGTGAACGCGAAAGCCATTTCCGCATCTAATTATCATTTCGCCCGGCTGTCGATCGCGGCCACTGACCGACCTTGAACTTTGGATTTCGCACATTCTTGCTGATAGCCGCTTTCGCCGGCATTACGGTCACAGCTGCCGGGCAGACTCGCGGCGGCTCAGGCTGGGCTTGGCAAAACCCACTGCCCCAAGGCAATCCGCTTTATTCGATACATTTTGCGGATGATAAACTGCACGGATTTGCGGTCGGCTCAGACAATACCATTTTAGGCACACAGGACGGCGGTTTTACATGGACCAGACGGGCGGCCCCCGTTGACACGACACTTTCAGATGTCTTTGTTCGAGATGCAAAGAACGCATTTGCTGTCGGCGTCCGCGGCACGATACTAAATACGACGAATGGCGGCAAGGCATGGAAACGTGTCCCAACGCCGGCACGCGACCATTTCTCGAGTATCGAATTCACAGGCGTTGACAAGAGGATCGGCTGGGCCGCCGGCACTTATGGACGCGTGCTTCTCTCGACCGACGGCGGTTTGACCTGGAACGATGCGGGCCCAAAAACCGGCGAAAATCTCCTCAACATCGCCGCCCGCGGCGATTCGGCTGTCGCTGTTGGCACCAACGGATTTGTCGCCGTAACACATGACCGCGGCGAAACCTGGTCAACCGCATTTCCGTGCGGTAATTCGTTGATCACGGACGCGGCCATATTAAGCGACAGCGAAATTGTCGTTGTCGGCTACTCGGGCTGTGTCGGGCGAAGTGCGGACGGGGGCGCCGCATGGTCAGGAGTCAATATTTTCAGCCAAGCAGATCTGCTCTCGGTTTCATTCGCCGATGAAAGCTACGGTGTCATCGCCGACGCGAACGGCCTCATTTGGATCTCAGGCGACGCCGGACGCAGTTGGTTGCCCATAAGCGTTCGCACGAATCCGCGGCTCATTTCCGTCCATTTGGCGGACAGAATTTCCGGATGGGCAGTTGGCGAGAACGGCCTCATCATTCGCACCAGTGACGGCGGCTTCGGCTGGCAGCGTTTGAGTGAAGGAGGCCGCGAAGATGTGAACGAGCTTTTCTTCACCGACAATGAGACCGGAACCGCGGTCGGTTCTCGAGGGCGAATTTGGATCACGAACGACGGCGGCAACGCCTGGCTGCCGGTTTTTTCCGACACCGACCGCGGACTGAACTCGGTCTATTTCGCGAATGGCGAGCGCGGTTGGATCGTGGGTGACCGCGGCACCGTGCTCCGAACGAACAACGGCGGAGCAAGTTGGGGCAAGGGAGTTTCAAACATCACCGAGGACCTTTCGGCAGTGTTTTTTGTTAACGAGAAACTCGGCTGGGCGGTTGGCGAAGGCGGGATGGTCATTCGATCTGAATCTGCGGGCGCGTATTGGGAGCAATTCGAATCGGGCACACGGCAATGGCTTGAAGCGGTTCAGTTTATTGATGAAAAACGCGGTATGGCCGTCGGCGGCGGCGGAACGATAATTCGAACTGACGACGGAGGTTTAAAATGGTCAACCGTGAAAACAAACATCCGCGAAAATCTCTACTCTCTCAGTTTTTATGACGAGCGCCATGGTTTCGCGGTCGGCTCTGCGGGCGTAGTGCTCTACACTTCGGACGGCGGCGAAACCTGGCAGGACAGAGAATCTTCGATCGCGGTGAATCTGTTCGCCGTACAAGCATTCGGCCGCGGTTCCGCCGTCGCAGTAGGCGAACAGGGAGCCGTCATGATAACGGAAGATGCCGGAACAACGTGGCAGATCCAGCCCAACATAACCGGCAAACTCCTTCAGGCGGTGGTTTACAGAGGCGGAAAGAACGTCTGGGTAGCGGGCCGCGGAGGGACGATATTAAGGCGAACCGACGCTCTTTCGCCGAAAACCATCAGTCTGCCTCGCAACATTCCGATCTTGCGGCCTTCAACGAGAACGCGGCCGCAGCGGCGGGTACCGCTGATCACGATCACGGATGACGGAGATATTCCACCGGCAACGCCCACCAGGCCTTAGGCTCGGGAAACAACAACAGAGATCCATTCTCCCGACTCGTAAACACTAAATTCGTCTGCGCCAAACCTTTTCAGCTCCGCTTCAATAGATGATCGCTGTTCCGCCAGAATGCCCGACAAGATCAGCACCTTTTTTGAAGCACTCAACAGCAAGGGCAATATGGGCAGGATCACATCGAGTGTAAGGTTTGCCGCGACAACATCTGCAGCCGGAGTATCGTGTGTGACTGAGCCTTCGGAGATATCTATCTGATCTGCGACACCATTCAGCTCACAGTTCTCGACGGCTATCGCCACGGAATCCGTATCAGTGTCGCATGCTCGGATCGGCGTCGCGCCGAGCTTTGCGGCAGCGATCGACAGAATTCCCGTCCCCGTCCCTACATCGAGAAATGACGTGTTATTTGAAACATGTTCACCGATCGCCTCCAAGCAGAGTTTCGTCGTATCATGCGTACCAGTACCGAACGCCATGCCCGGATCGATGCGGATGACGATCGCATCAGCCTCGTGTTGGTCAAACCACGTTGGAGCAATTATGAAGCGCCCCGCGGCCACAGGCTGCCAATGCCGTTTCCACTCGGCAAGCCAATCCTGCTCCGCGACGGCTCGGATCGCGACACCTGCAGCCTCATTGCGTGAGATTCCGTATATCAGGAGTTCGTTTTCGACCGCTTCCCGGATCGCATCTGCATCGGGCTCTTCATCAAAATACCCTGTTACGATCACGGAATCCGCCGATCCGCGCCCGAGCAGGTCGATCTCTGTTCCGGATGCCCCGCATTCAGATAGAGCGGACTCGGCCGCTTCGGCACTTTCGGCAGAAACACGAACGT
This sequence is a window from Acidobacteriota bacterium. Protein-coding genes within it:
- a CDS encoding ribonuclease HI, whose product is MKSVTIVCDGSSLGNGSGKARAAAVAILGYKGYWKAFGEYLGDATNQQAEIAAAAIGLEKLKGPAKVRLLSDSRYVVETMTGNFRKKTNHDWWRRLDAAAAPHKITWEWTKGHDGHELQEKADLLARKTAKLGHIDEVLFDETAADIGVTEL
- the prmA gene encoding 50S ribosomal protein L11 methyltransferase, with product MKSWFAADVRVSAESAEAAESALSECGASGTEIDLLGRGSADSVIVTGYFDEEPDADAIREAVENELLIYGISRNEAAGVAIRAVAEQDWLAEWKRHWQPVAAGRFIIAPTWFDQHEADAIVIRIDPGMAFGTGTHDTTKLCLEAIGEHVSNNTSFLDVGTGTGILSIAAAKLGATPIRACDTDTDSVAIAVENCELNGVADQIDISEGSVTHDTPAADVVAANLTLDVILPILPLLLSASKKVLILSGILAEQRSSIEAELKRFGADEFSVYESGEWISVVVSRA